The following are from one region of the Ochotona princeps isolate mOchPri1 chromosome 4, mOchPri1.hap1, whole genome shotgun sequence genome:
- the LOC101525033 gene encoding olfactory receptor 10AG1-like, which translates to PEFAVFADEEHTKTGKFNTTYTEFILLGFSDIPSARWVLFGIFFLLYLTILLCNSIIILITVIDPILQTPMYFFLGNFSFLEICYVTVTIPRMLMDLCTRKGNISLLGCAAQMCFVLLLGGTECLLLTVMAYDRYVAICSPLHYASVMNHKVCVQLVAASWVFTTPAVGQTWQIFSLPFCVSNKINQFFCDIPPILKLACGDTFVNEMIVFIVALIFVMVPFLLTVISYVKIISSILKLSSAKGRAKAFSTCSSHLTVVVLFYGTAGITYLQPKPNHSEGTGKLISLFYTILIPTLNPIIYTLRNKDIMLALRKLLNKLLT; encoded by the coding sequence CCTGAATTTGCTGTATTTGCAGATGAAGAGCATACTAAAACAGGAAAATTCAATACTACATATACAGAATTTATTCTGCTGGGGTTTTCCGACATTCCCagtgcccggtgggttctttttgggatatttttcctcctgtatctgacGATCTTGTTGTGCAACAGCATCATTATATTAATAACTGTGATTGACCCCATTCTCCAAACCCCCATGTATTTTTTCCTTGGCAATTTTTCCTTCCTGGAAATCTGCTATGTAACTGTCACCATCCCACGGATGCTCATGGATCTTTGCACCCGAAAAGGAAACATCTCGTTGCTTGGCTGTGCTGCACAAATGTGCTTTGTCCTTTTGCTGGGAGGCACGGAGTGCCTTCTCCTGACggtgatggcctatgaccggtACGTGGCCATTTGTAGCCCTCTGCACTATGCTTCAGTCATGAACCACAAGGTGTGTGTTCAGCTGGTGGCTGCCTCCTGGGTCTTTACAACTCCTGCTGTAGGGCAAACATGGCAGATTTTTTCTTTGCCCTTTtgtgtttctaataaaataaatcaatttttctgTGACATCCCTCCAATCCTGAAGCTCGCCTGTGGTGACACATTTGTGAATGAGATGATAGTCTTCATTGTGGCACTGATTTTTGTCATGGTTCCATTTCTGCTGACTGTTATTTCCTATGTCAAAATTATTTCCAGTATTCTGAAATTGTCATCAGCCAAAGGGAGGGCTAAAGCCTTCTCCACCTGCTCCTCTCATCTGACAGTTGTAGTTTTATTCTATGGAACAGCTGGCATCACTTACTTACAGCCCAAACCTAATCATTCAGAAGGAACGGGGAAGCTAATCTCTCTTTTCTATACCATTTTGATCCCGACTTTGAATCCTATTATTTATACTCTGAGGAACAAAGACATTATGTTGGCACTGAGAAAGCTACTGAATAAATTATTGACTTGA